The following are encoded together in the Actinobacillus lignieresii genome:
- a CDS encoding hemagglutinin repeat-containing protein translates to MNAGGKVNILTTGKGEKSQITISGADLSGQVGTHLKADGKVNIEAIDENHLERSKNKSSGFSAGVGIQFGDGITAGVTAGGNVAKGYGNGESQAWVASQVGSENSRTTIESGKDTNIIGSQVKGKRVEVTAENLNIESLQDTAKYKGKQESVNGQVTVGYGVSVGGSYSKSKINSDYASVKTQAGISAGDEGYDVNIT, encoded by the coding sequence GTGAATGCAGGGGGTAAAGTCAATATTCTTACTACGGGTAAAGGAGAAAAATCGCAGATTACGATTTCCGGAGCGGATTTGTCGGGGCAAGTGGGTACACACTTAAAAGCGGACGGCAAAGTTAATATTGAAGCGATAGACGAAAATCATCTTGAACGCAGTAAAAACAAATCAAGCGGATTTAGTGCCGGTGTGGGGATTCAATTCGGTGACGGCATCACTGCTGGCGTTACTGCAGGCGGAAATGTGGCGAAAGGCTATGGTAATGGTGAGAGTCAAGCATGGGTAGCCAGCCAAGTGGGCAGTGAAAACAGCCGAACCACGATTGAAAGTGGCAAGGATACCAATATCATCGGCTCACAAGTGAAGGGTAAACGGGTTGAAGTCACAGCAGAAAACCTAAATATCGAAAGTTTACAAGATACCGCTAAATATAAAGGTAAACAGGAAAGTGTAAACGGACAAGTAACGGTAGGTTACGGTGTGTCAGTTGGCGGCAGTTACAGTAAATCGAAAATCAATTCGGATTATGCCAGTGTTAAAACCCAAGCGGGAATATCAGCGGGTGATGAAGGTTATGATGTAAATATAACATAG
- a CDS encoding IS256 family transposase, variant Zn-binding type → MFCSSFNLKKYGKINGVQRYKCLDCHRNFVASKRLNSQEIWFKYTSLKQTIRQLTIEYQCSERTIRRHLQKSIKAEQKPLPETINIVMDTTHFKQRFAVLVLVDSLSSKPVYFRFIPAEKNQYYFEAISELMEKGIKIQSITCDGRRGLLNAYLDIPTQMYHFHQVGRGIFYLTKSPKSPAGKALLELYYSLKSYTKETLNQALLQWLNEYKTYFNERSEHNAKRFKHKRLRSAYWSLKRSINYLFTYQDYPELHIAHTTNLVESFFKLMKAKLAPHQGLTDEHKMVFIKDFICQRS, encoded by the coding sequence ATTTTCTGCTCATCTTTTAACCTCAAAAAATATGGCAAAATTAATGGTGTTCAACGCTATAAATGTCTTGATTGCCATCGTAATTTTGTTGCATCCAAGCGACTTAATTCACAAGAAATCTGGTTTAAGTATACCTCGCTAAAACAAACCATTCGGCAGCTTACTATTGAATATCAATGTTCTGAAAGAACCATCAGAAGACATCTTCAAAAATCCATCAAAGCTGAGCAAAAACCTTTACCCGAAACCATTAACATCGTGATGGATACCACACATTTTAAACAGCGTTTTGCCGTATTGGTTTTAGTGGATTCACTCTCTTCCAAACCGGTCTACTTTCGTTTTATTCCCGCTGAGAAAAATCAGTATTATTTCGAAGCTATATCAGAATTAATGGAAAAAGGCATTAAGATTCAATCGATTACCTGCGATGGTAGGCGAGGGTTATTAAATGCTTATCTTGATATTCCAACTCAGATGTATCATTTTCATCAAGTTGGGAGAGGGATATTTTATTTAACGAAATCACCCAAATCTCCGGCTGGGAAAGCGTTATTGGAGCTATACTATTCACTTAAATCTTATACAAAAGAGACGCTTAATCAAGCATTACTGCAATGGCTGAATGAGTATAAAACTTACTTTAACGAACGCTCGGAGCATAATGCAAAACGGTTTAAACACAAACGATTAAGAAGTGCCTATTGGAGTCTAAAACGTAGCATAAATTATTTATTTACCTATCAAGATTATCCTGAACTGCATATTGCACATACGACGAATTTAGTCGAGTCATTTTTTAAGCTGATGAAAGCAAAATTAGCTCCTCACCAAGGATTGACTGATGAACATAAGATGGTGTTTATAAAGGATTTTATTTGCCAGCGAAGTTAA